The Sagittula sp. P11 genome window below encodes:
- a CDS encoding VWA domain-containing protein codes for MFVPFYEALRKAGVPVSLREYLTFLEGMSAGLATYDVEAFYYLARTAMVKDERHLDRFDRAFSHAFKGLEEIGVEQVLQAVDLPDDWLTKLAEKHLTEEQKAEIEAMGGFDKLMETLKKRLEEQKGRHQGGSKWVGTAGTSPFGAYGYNPEGVRIGQRESRHQRAVKVWDKREFRNLDDGVELGTRNIKVALKRLRRWVREGAHEELDLDGTIRATAHNGYLDVKTRPERHNAVKVLLFLDVGGSMDPHIKVVEELFSAARAEFKHLEHYYFHNCLYDGVWRDNRRRWDAQTATWDVLNTYGPDYKCIFVGDASMSPYEISHAGGANEHWNQEAGHVWLRRARDQWPNHLWINPVPPSHWQYTRSIHMIREIFEDRMVPMTLEGLDRGMRFLG; via the coding sequence ATGTTCGTTCCCTTCTACGAAGCCCTGCGCAAGGCCGGTGTCCCGGTCAGCCTCCGCGAGTACCTGACCTTCCTCGAAGGCATGTCCGCCGGTCTCGCCACCTATGACGTGGAGGCGTTCTACTATCTCGCCCGCACCGCCATGGTGAAGGACGAGCGGCACCTCGACCGTTTCGACCGCGCGTTCTCCCACGCTTTCAAGGGCTTGGAAGAGATCGGCGTGGAACAGGTGCTGCAGGCCGTGGACCTTCCCGACGACTGGCTGACCAAGCTGGCCGAGAAGCACCTGACCGAGGAACAGAAGGCCGAGATCGAGGCCATGGGCGGTTTCGACAAGCTGATGGAGACGCTGAAGAAGCGCCTCGAAGAGCAGAAGGGCCGGCACCAGGGCGGTTCCAAATGGGTCGGCACCGCCGGCACCTCGCCCTTCGGCGCCTATGGCTACAACCCCGAAGGCGTCCGGATCGGGCAAAGGGAATCGCGTCACCAGCGCGCGGTAAAGGTCTGGGACAAAAGGGAATTCCGAAACCTCGACGACGGGGTTGAGCTGGGCACGCGCAACATCAAGGTGGCACTGAAACGCCTGCGCCGCTGGGTCCGCGAAGGCGCCCACGAAGAGCTCGACCTAGACGGCACCATCCGCGCCACGGCCCACAACGGCTACCTCGACGTGAAGACCCGGCCGGAACGGCACAATGCGGTGAAAGTCCTTTTGTTTCTGGATGTTGGCGGCAGCATGGACCCCCACATCAAGGTCGTGGAAGAGCTGTTCTCCGCCGCCCGGGCAGAGTTCAAGCACCTCGAACACTACTACTTCCACAACTGCCTTTATGACGGCGTCTGGCGCGACAACCGCCGCCGCTGGGACGCGCAGACCGCCACCTGGGACGTGCTGAACACCTACGGCCCTGATTACAAATGCATTTTCGTGGGCGATGCCAGCATGTCCCCCTACGAGATCTCGCATGCCGGAGGCGCCAACGAGCACTGGAATCAGGAGGCCGGGCACGTCTGGCTGCGCCGCGCCCGCGACCAGTGGCCGAACCACCTCTGGATCAACCCGGTGCCGCCAAGCCATTGGCAATACACGCGAAGCATCCACATGATCCGCGAGATCTTCGAGGATCGCATGGTCCCGATGACGCTCGAGGGCCTGGACCGCGGCATGCGCTTCCTCGGCTGA
- a CDS encoding apolipoprotein acyltransferase, translating into MIVLIAALAGAIIGGLNAARLKGNKLDVVQYATIYAIAFALLGLILTIVIEKLAA; encoded by the coding sequence ATGATCGTCCTCATCGCGGCACTGGCCGGCGCAATCATCGGCGGGCTGAACGCGGCCCGCCTCAAGGGCAACAAGCTCGACGTCGTGCAGTACGCGACGATCTACGCCATCGCCTTCGCGCTGCTGGGCCTGATCCTGACCATCGTGATCGAGAAGCTCGCCGCCTGA
- a CDS encoding DUF2927 domain-containing protein, with protein sequence MRKARRYLLPLYLLLGACMPVASNDTASRAASAVESSASLPPMKSFSVPRPSAPAASNTDLARDFLDLSFALESGRPLTTFTRFEGPITVRVTGQAPVSLGPDLSRLLHRLRTEAGINVSQVGAANANITIQAVTRDDIRKALPSAACFVVPNVSSLAEYKGARNTRQTSWSQLKSRDRLAIFIPADSAPQEIRDCLHEELAQALGPLNDLYRLPDSVFNDDNVHTVLTGYDMTILRAYYDPSLRTGMSRNDVADRLPAIFARINPRGQNGAPQRLSKTPRVWIEAVQTALGPGANPAQRRNAASEALKVATAMGWTDHRRAFSHYAMGRLLQSIDPATAQDHFVLAQRYFGNRPDTALHRAYVASQLAAYAISSGRADDALYLLTPHLDTAARHENAALLATLMMLRAEALDLAGRPTEARAVRLDSLGWARYGFGADWAVRAKLREVGSLNPARRRPGSL encoded by the coding sequence ATGCGCAAAGCACGTCGTTACCTGCTCCCGCTGTACCTGTTGCTGGGCGCCTGCATGCCTGTCGCCTCGAACGACACCGCCTCGCGTGCCGCATCCGCCGTCGAATCCAGCGCCTCGCTGCCGCCGATGAAAAGCTTCTCGGTGCCGCGGCCATCGGCCCCCGCGGCGTCGAACACCGACCTCGCCCGCGATTTCCTCGACCTGTCGTTCGCACTGGAATCCGGCCGCCCGCTGACCACCTTCACCCGCTTCGAAGGGCCGATCACCGTGCGTGTCACCGGCCAGGCGCCGGTCTCGCTCGGCCCCGATCTCAGCCGCCTGCTGCACCGCCTGCGGACCGAGGCCGGGATCAACGTCTCGCAGGTCGGCGCGGCCAACGCCAACATCACCATCCAGGCCGTGACGCGCGACGACATCCGCAAGGCCCTGCCCTCCGCCGCCTGCTTCGTGGTGCCGAACGTCTCGTCGCTGGCGGAATACAAGGGCGCGCGCAACACCCGCCAGACAAGCTGGTCGCAGCTGAAATCGCGCGACCGCCTCGCCATCTTCATCCCCGCCGACAGCGCGCCGCAGGAAATCCGCGACTGCCTGCACGAGGAACTGGCCCAGGCCCTCGGCCCGCTCAACGACCTCTACCGCCTGCCCGACAGCGTGTTCAACGACGACAACGTGCACACCGTCCTGACCGGTTACGACATGACGATCCTGCGCGCCTACTACGACCCGTCGCTGCGCACCGGCATGAGCCGGAACGACGTCGCCGACCGCCTGCCCGCGATCTTCGCCCGCATCAACCCGCGCGGCCAGAACGGCGCGCCGCAGCGACTGTCGAAAACGCCCCGCGTCTGGATCGAGGCGGTGCAGACCGCGCTCGGGCCCGGCGCCAACCCCGCGCAGCGCCGCAACGCCGCCTCCGAGGCGCTGAAGGTCGCCACCGCCATGGGCTGGACCGACCACCGCCGCGCTTTCTCGCACTACGCCATGGGCCGGCTGCTGCAGTCCATCGACCCGGCCACGGCGCAGGACCACTTCGTGCTGGCGCAGCGCTACTTCGGCAACCGTCCCGACACCGCCCTGCACCGCGCCTACGTCGCCTCGCAACTTGCCGCCTACGCCATCAGTTCCGGCCGCGCCGACGATGCGCTCTACCTTCTGACGCCGCATCTCGACACCGCCGCACGTCATGAAAACGCCGCCCTGCTCGCGACGCTCATGATGCTGCGCGCGGAGGCGCTGGACCTCGCCGGCCGCCCGACAGAGGCCCGCGCCGTCCGGCTGGACTCCCTGGGCTGGGCACGGTACGGGTTCGGCGCTGATTGGGCCGTGCGTGCGAAACTGCGCGAGGTCGGCTCCCTGAACCCGGCACGACGGAGACCCGGCTCACTATGA
- a CDS encoding GNAT family N-acetyltransferase — protein MSHDTALTVRALRAEDEPAWRELWTAYLAFYESTVTEQVYASTFARLLGDDPRDFRALVAEHDGRLVGLTHYLFHRHGWKIEDVCYLQDLYAVPEMRGKGVGRALIEAVYAAADSYGAPSVYWLTQEFNETARVLYDRIGVVTPFIKYQRP, from the coding sequence GTGTCCCACGATACGGCTCTGACCGTGCGCGCATTGCGTGCGGAGGATGAACCGGCTTGGCGTGAACTCTGGACGGCGTACCTCGCCTTCTACGAGAGCACCGTGACCGAGCAGGTCTACGCCTCCACCTTTGCGCGCCTCCTCGGCGACGACCCGCGCGACTTCCGCGCGCTGGTCGCCGAACACGACGGCCGCCTCGTGGGCCTGACGCACTACCTGTTCCACCGCCACGGCTGGAAGATAGAGGACGTCTGCTACCTGCAGGACCTCTACGCCGTGCCGGAGATGCGCGGCAAGGGTGTCGGCCGCGCGCTGATCGAGGCGGTCTATGCCGCCGCCGACAGCTACGGGGCGCCCTCCGTCTACTGGTTGACTCAGGAGTTCAACGAAACCGCCCGCGTCCTCTATGACCGGATCGGCGTCGTCACCCCGTTCATCAAGTACCAGAGGCCGTAA
- a CDS encoding AEC family transporter, with the protein MLHVLTHDILPVFAMLALGFLLGRISFVSKAEATTANRIAFMVMQPPLIMPLIAGLDWSAFRADVLGVYALCQVGLFTAAYLVMRRVFRREPLESWLLAMATIFVNTLLYIWPISFLIYGEAAALPVTAIVAWDSAVSFSFFIVTADLIAGRAPGAPPAWQRLAMNPVLMAILLGLVLNLAAIPLPEPLLTAMHFAGQAAAPLTLFALGVILSGHSLRVSPVIATSAGLKLIAFPALVWAALSLLEPPETWHDLFTLTAAGPSGAMAFSLALLHGVRTDAIAPVIVWTSTLSLISLAWLA; encoded by the coding sequence ATGCTGCACGTCCTGACACATGACATCCTGCCGGTCTTCGCGATGCTGGCTCTGGGGTTCCTCCTCGGGCGGATCTCCTTCGTGTCGAAGGCCGAGGCCACGACCGCCAACCGCATCGCCTTCATGGTCATGCAGCCGCCGCTGATCATGCCGCTGATCGCCGGTCTGGACTGGTCCGCCTTCCGCGCCGACGTGCTGGGGGTCTATGCCCTCTGCCAGGTCGGGCTGTTCACCGCCGCCTACCTCGTGATGCGCCGCGTCTTCCGCCGCGAACCGCTGGAAAGCTGGCTGCTCGCGATGGCGACGATCTTCGTGAACACGCTCCTTTATATCTGGCCGATCTCGTTCCTGATCTACGGCGAGGCAGCCGCCCTCCCCGTCACCGCCATCGTGGCCTGGGACAGCGCGGTGTCCTTCTCGTTCTTCATCGTCACCGCCGACCTGATCGCGGGCCGGGCGCCCGGCGCGCCGCCCGCATGGCAGCGGCTGGCGATGAACCCGGTGCTGATGGCGATCCTGCTGGGCCTCGTGCTGAACCTCGCCGCGATCCCCCTGCCCGAACCGCTGCTGACCGCCATGCACTTCGCCGGTCAGGCCGCCGCGCCGCTGACGCTCTTTGCGCTCGGCGTGATCCTCTCGGGGCATTCGCTGCGCGTGTCGCCGGTGATCGCCACCAGCGCGGGGCTGAAGCTCATCGCCTTCCCAGCGCTGGTCTGGGCCGCGCTGTCCCTGCTTGAGCCGCCCGAGACCTGGCACGACCTCTTCACCCTGACCGCCGCCGGACCCTCCGGCGCCATGGCCTTTTCGCTGGCACTCCTCCATGGCGTGCGCACCGATGCCATCGCGCCGGTCATCGTCTGGACCTCCACGCTCTCGCTGATCTCGCTGGCCTGGCTGGCCTGA